From one Xiphophorus hellerii strain 12219 chromosome 18, Xiphophorus_hellerii-4.1, whole genome shotgun sequence genomic stretch:
- the LOC116707830 gene encoding mRNA decay activator protein ZFP36 has protein sequence MSDMLDDILAKNFPNLALNEEPLFVQLKNPGQNRLNRSASFFSPSSHPASSCLSSSSEHINDDDNGSSIWSSNIWSQALVSNKKQLSFRPDRSMSLTEPSSSLLPSIGHLKGLEPFPPSPATTVAPPPGFPPSSNLPAQVPPMLSSNRYKTELCRGYQESGTCKYGSKCQFAHGEAELRGMYRHPKYKTEPCRTFYNFGYCPYGSRCHFIHEEKISGGPLSSAKFQQQQNPSASGSHNPRHQLRQSVSFAGFMGPSRSSSPPSFSSLFNDPNLGFTRAPSVSPPPADLLSPVFGDSMQRETSAFQFGSHQTRTSTGDIPLILESKSARCVCNHGNNFSNNKSRAFPSIVDHDGGLLYPGNTGGFTRSAGLQRFSSEDSLEDSYSSSSSSGTESPTFDGSATKRLTVFERLSLSD, from the exons ATGTCCGATATGCTTGACGACATTTTGGCAAAA AACTTCCCAAACTTGGCCCTGAATGAAGAGCCGCTCTTCGTACAGCTTAAGAACCCAGGGCAAAACCGACTGAACCGATCGGCCTCATtcttctctccctcctcccATCCTGCTTCCTCATGCCTCAGCTCGAGCTCAGAGCACATTAACGATGATGACAATGGCAGCTCTATCTGGTCATCGAACATCTGGAGTCAGGCACTGGTTTCCAACAAAAAACAGCTTTCCTTCCGGCCTGACCGCTCCATGAGCCTGACCGAGCCCAGCAGCTCCCTGCTTCCTTCAATCGGACACCTGAAAGGCCTGGAGCCTTTCCCCCCAAGCCCTGCTACTACAGTGGCCCCCCCACCAGGATTTCCTCCCTCATCCAACCTCCCAGCCCAGGTACCACCAATGCTTTCCTCTAACCGTTACAAGACTGAGTTGTGTCGTGGCTACCAGGAGAGCGGCACTTGCAAGTATGGCAGCAAGTGTCAGTTTGCTCATGGTGAAGCCGAACTGAGAGGAATGTACCGCCACCCAAAGTATAAAACCGAGCCCTGCAGAACCTTCTACAACTTTGGGTACTGTCCGTATGGCTCACGTTGCCACTTCATCCATGAGGAGAAAATCAGTGGTGGTCCTTTATCATCTGCCAAattccagcagcagcaaaatCCCTCTGCATCTGGCAGCCACAACCCACGTCACCAGCTACGCCAGAGTGTCAGCTTTGCTGGCTTCATGGGTCCATCCCGCAGTTCCTCTCCTCCGTCATTCTCTTCACTCTTCAATGATCCCAACCTGGGATTCACCCGTGCTCCTTCAGTTTCCCCTCCTCCTGCAGATCTCCTCTCCCCCGTGTTTGGAGACTCTATGCAGAGGGAGACATCAGCATTCCAGTTTGGCAGCCACCAGACCCGCACCAGCACCGGAGACATTCCTCTCATCCTGGAGTCAAAGTCTGCGCGCTGCGTGTGCAACCACGGAAATAACTTTTCCAACAATAAATCTAGAGCCTTCCCCAGCATAGTGGACCATGATGGTGGCTTGCTGTATCCTGGCAACACCGGGGGCTTCACCAGGTCCGCTGGACTGCAGCGTTTCTCCTCCGAAGACTCCTTGGAGGAcagctacagcagcagcagttccaGCGGGACTGAATCTCCAACTTTCGATGGGTCGGCCACCAAGAGGCTGACTGTGTTTGAGCGTTTGTCCCTGTCTGACTAA